GGCAAGTTGTTCTTTGACATCCTGCTGATCCCGGTGAACTTCCTGCTGGAAGCAGTATCCCTGATCGCCAAGCCGATCTCCCTGGGCCTGCGTCTGTTCGGAAACCTCTACGCCGGTGAAATGATCTTTATCCTGATCGCGATTGTCTTTGGCGTTGGCGTTCTCGGCTTTATTGGTGCGGGCCTCCTGCACATGGGCTGGGCGATCTTCCACGTATTGGTAATCGTGTTGCAGGCGTTCGTATTTATGGTATTGAGCACCGTGTACATGGCGATGGCACACCATCGCGACGATGAGCACGAGCACGATCAATAAGTTTTTAACCCTTTTTTCGACCTTTACAACAACTCTTTAACTTTGATTTGGAGAACACAATGGAAGCATTAGGTCTGGTTTACATCGCAAGTGCACTGCTGATCGGTCTGGGCGCCCTGGGCACCGCAATCGGTTTCGGTACTCTGGGTGGCAAGCTGCTGGAAGGTTCCGCTCGTCAGCCTGAACAGGCTCCGGCTCTGCAGGGCAAGATGTTCCTGATGGCTGGTCTGCTTGACGCGGTTCCGATGATCGGTGTTGGTATCGCTATGTACCTGATCTTCGCCGTAGCTCCTGGTCTGGTTTAATTACGCCGTTCCAATTGCCCTTAACCCTATTTAAAGAGCAAGAGGTGTCGGAGTGAATATCAACCTGACTCTAATCGGCCAGTCGATTACTTTCCTGTTTTTCGTCTGGTTTTGCTGGAAGTTTGTTTGGCCGCCGCTTTTGGGCGTGATGAAAGAGCGTGAGCAGAAGATCGCAGATGGTCTCGCTGACGCCGAACACGCACAGAAAGATCTGGAGCTGGCCAAGCGCAAAGCTGCCGAGCAGTTGAAGGAAGCCAAAGATCAGGCTAACGAGATCATTGATGGTGCCAACAAGCGCGCCAACCAGATTCTCGATGAAGCCAAGCAAGCGGCTCAGTCTGAAGGCGATCGCCTGAAAACTGCGGCCAAAGCTGAGATCGACCAGGAAGTGAATCGCGCTAAAGAGCAACTGCGCAGCCGTGTGGCAGACCTGTCTGTCCTGGGTGCGGAGAAGATTCTCGCGGTCAATATCGACGCTAAGGCGCACGACGACCTGATCGATAAACTGGCAGCCGAGCTGTAAGCGAGGAACCCAATGGCGGAACTCAGCACACTGGCCCGGCCCTACGCTAAAGCTGCATTCTCTTATGCGCAGGAAGCCTCCCACTTAGGTGGTTGGAGCACTGCGCTGAGCACTGCGGCAGCGGTCAGCCAGAACGAAAAAGTGCGTGAGCTGCTGGATAATCCCCAGCTCACCAGTGAAGAGCGCGCAGATAAATTCCTGTCGATCTGTTCAGACGAACTCGGCGAGCACGGAAGGAACTTCATCCGGTTGCTGGCGGAAAACAACCGCCTGCAGCTGCTGCCGGAAATTTCCGAACTGTTCGAAGAGCTGAAAGCGCAAGCGGAAGCCACCCTTGAGGTGGAAGTTATTTCCGCGCACGCCTTGAGCGATGCACAGGCGCAAGCACTGGGCCAAAAGCTCAGCGCGAAGTTTGAACGCGAAATACATCTGCACAGCTCGGTGGACGAGAGCCTGCTGGGCGGCGCGATCATCCGCGCCGGTGATACAGTCATCGACGGTACCGTACGCGGCCGTCTGGCCAAGCTCGCCGAGGCGATGAACTCCTAAATTACTCTCCCCGTTGGCGTTAGCCGGCGGGGACTTGAGGAACAGAGCATGCAGCAACTGAATCCCTCTGAGATCAGTGAAATCATCAA
This DNA window, taken from Microbulbifer sp. VAAF005, encodes the following:
- the atpE gene encoding F0F1 ATP synthase subunit C; translation: MEALGLVYIASALLIGLGALGTAIGFGTLGGKLLEGSARQPEQAPALQGKMFLMAGLLDAVPMIGVGIAMYLIFAVAPGLV
- a CDS encoding F0F1 ATP synthase subunit B, translating into MNINLTLIGQSITFLFFVWFCWKFVWPPLLGVMKEREQKIADGLADAEHAQKDLELAKRKAAEQLKEAKDQANEIIDGANKRANQILDEAKQAAQSEGDRLKTAAKAEIDQEVNRAKEQLRSRVADLSVLGAEKILAVNIDAKAHDDLIDKLAAEL
- a CDS encoding F0F1 ATP synthase subunit delta, producing the protein MAELSTLARPYAKAAFSYAQEASHLGGWSTALSTAAAVSQNEKVRELLDNPQLTSEERADKFLSICSDELGEHGRNFIRLLAENNRLQLLPEISELFEELKAQAEATLEVEVISAHALSDAQAQALGQKLSAKFEREIHLHSSVDESLLGGAIIRAGDTVIDGTVRGRLAKLAEAMNS